From Pseudoalteromonas viridis, one genomic window encodes:
- a CDS encoding sensor histidine kinase encodes MAQNDNEYYKAYQREKQARDELETLLEDKTRSLYLANQELEANLTQLKRQHAAILQSEKMATLGVMSAGVAHEINNPLAYVNSNISTLGQVAKGVSDLIKASQLFADNGLDQQAFKETVKVLEEKYQLGFFAEDAQELIEDCQDGCQRIAVIVASLLDFARPKNNEFVMADMTEAIDSALGLLANQLKHIELVVEKAEIPLSFCNLAALNQVIINLLINAKYACEQAKTKGICQTPQIKLLLRHANRQLLLEVIDNGTGIEESQIEHVFEPFFTTKPVGQGTGMGLAVAYGIVSEHKGTINIESKPKQGTKVTVTLPVCTSD; translated from the coding sequence ATGGCTCAAAACGACAACGAGTATTACAAAGCGTATCAGCGAGAAAAGCAGGCCAGGGATGAGCTTGAAACCTTGCTCGAGGATAAAACCCGCTCTTTGTACCTTGCTAATCAAGAACTAGAGGCCAACCTTACGCAACTTAAACGCCAGCACGCTGCGATTTTGCAAAGTGAGAAGATGGCAACTTTGGGTGTCATGTCTGCCGGTGTGGCACACGAAATCAATAATCCACTAGCCTACGTTAACAGTAATATCAGTACCCTTGGTCAGGTGGCGAAGGGCGTGTCAGATTTAATCAAAGCCAGTCAACTGTTTGCGGATAATGGACTGGACCAGCAAGCGTTCAAAGAAACAGTCAAAGTACTTGAAGAAAAATACCAATTGGGTTTTTTTGCCGAAGATGCGCAAGAGCTGATTGAGGATTGTCAGGACGGTTGTCAGCGTATTGCCGTCATTGTGGCAAGCCTGCTCGATTTTGCCCGGCCGAAAAACAATGAATTTGTGATGGCGGATATGACTGAAGCGATTGACAGTGCGCTGGGTCTGCTTGCTAATCAGCTTAAACACATTGAGCTGGTTGTTGAAAAAGCCGAAATTCCGTTGAGTTTTTGCAATTTGGCAGCGCTAAATCAGGTGATCATTAACCTTCTTATTAATGCCAAATATGCGTGTGAGCAGGCAAAGACAAAGGGTATTTGTCAAACGCCACAGATCAAGCTCTTGCTGCGACACGCCAACAGGCAGCTGCTACTTGAGGTGATAGACAATGGTACAGGCATAGAAGAAAGTCAGATAGAGCATGTTTTCGAGCCTTTTTTCACCACTAAGCCAGTCGGTCAGGGCACAGGCATGGGTTTGGCTGTTGCCTATGGGATTGTTTCTGAGCACAAAGGTACGATAAACATCGAGAGCAAGCCTAAGCAAGGCACTAAAGTGACCGTCACTTTGCCTGTCTGCACGTCTGATTAA
- a CDS encoding lytic polysaccharide monooxygenase produces MKTFKSLSQQTAIGVLVVSALGYSELAASHGYMDFPMARQAICEDQGGYWWPEDGSNIPNAACRAAYLESGYVQFIQEHEFAVNTPDYNNQQAVEKNIPDGTLCAAGSSEKRGMNLPSAHWQKTEVRPNANGELAIRFHATTPHNPSFWKFYLTKPGFNPASDVMTWGNIDLITEVGNVDFVKDPDGKRIYEMTIQIPQGRSGDAILYTRWQRNDVVGEGFYNCSDITIVGDTQPNDWYAAGYFVSRGQSANVGDLIWARVFDQNGQEIVKHSFAVTAQNQANWASTLAGQLNTSYANDVQVGVKQANGDVLFDDANLLSNQVFVTDAAYTYNLTIVPKAPNTPPTVHQPEPVLMDENTQAQVHVHAFDDEQTELTYSWVVPAGLTLTGSGATISLQSGEVAADTQYSVSVTVSDGELETSRDFSVTVKDVPVSTYPQWKASSTYVGGDKVSHGGKNFEAKWWTRGEEPGKAQVWKAL; encoded by the coding sequence ATGAAAACGTTTAAATCATTGTCACAGCAAACTGCAATCGGTGTTTTGGTGGTATCGGCACTGGGTTACAGCGAGCTGGCTGCCAGTCATGGCTATATGGACTTTCCAATGGCCAGACAGGCAATTTGTGAAGATCAGGGTGGCTACTGGTGGCCAGAAGACGGCTCGAATATTCCTAATGCCGCATGTCGGGCCGCTTATCTTGAGTCCGGGTACGTGCAGTTTATTCAGGAGCATGAATTTGCTGTCAATACGCCCGATTACAATAACCAACAGGCAGTAGAAAAGAATATTCCCGATGGCACCTTATGTGCGGCGGGTTCTTCTGAAAAGCGTGGCATGAACTTACCATCCGCACACTGGCAAAAGACAGAGGTTCGTCCCAATGCAAACGGTGAGCTGGCAATTCGCTTTCACGCCACAACGCCACATAACCCGAGCTTCTGGAAGTTCTATTTGACCAAGCCCGGCTTTAACCCGGCTAGCGATGTCATGACCTGGGGCAACATAGACTTGATCACCGAAGTGGGTAACGTGGATTTCGTTAAAGACCCGGATGGCAAACGGATTTACGAAATGACCATTCAAATACCTCAGGGCCGAAGTGGCGACGCCATTTTGTATACTCGCTGGCAGCGTAACGACGTGGTTGGGGAAGGCTTTTACAATTGTAGCGATATCACCATTGTGGGCGACACCCAGCCAAATGATTGGTATGCCGCGGGCTACTTTGTAAGTCGTGGCCAGAGCGCCAACGTAGGCGATTTGATCTGGGCAAGGGTATTTGATCAAAACGGTCAGGAAATCGTTAAGCATTCGTTCGCTGTAACAGCACAAAACCAGGCTAACTGGGCGAGTACACTGGCAGGTCAGTTAAACACAAGCTATGCCAACGATGTCCAGGTGGGTGTCAAACAAGCCAATGGCGATGTGCTTTTCGATGATGCCAATTTGCTGAGTAATCAGGTGTTTGTGACGGATGCTGCGTATACCTATAACCTCACAATTGTGCCCAAAGCGCCCAACACACCGCCTACGGTCCACCAGCCAGAACCGGTGTTGATGGACGAAAACACACAAGCTCAGGTGCATGTGCATGCATTTGATGATGAACAAACAGAGCTCACTTATAGCTGGGTTGTGCCTGCCGGGCTCACACTGACAGGCAGTGGCGCCACCATTAGTTTACAAAGCGGCGAAGTTGCAGCGGATACTCAGTATAGCGTGTCTGTGACGGTATCTGATGGCGAGCTAGAAACATCAAGAGACTTTAGTGTAACGGTCAAAGACGTGCCCGTGTCGACTTACCCGCAATGGAAGGCCTCAAGCACTTATGTTGGCGGCGACAAAGTGTCTCATGGTGGCAAAAATTTTGAAGCTAAGTGGTGGACCCGAGGTGAAGAGCCCGGTAAAGCCCAGGTCTGGAAAGCGCTGTAA
- a CDS encoding HD domain-containing phosphohydrolase, with protein sequence MEQTQTSINIQPPNGPIRVLCLDDEPGVLKVLKRTLRMSGMQVAVFECGELALKALGDDEFEVIISDMRMPEMDGVEFLTKARQVSPQSQRVLLSGYADMDSTIAAINEGGIHNFLQKPWQNETLVHIIKDAAEKYRLKQYTQALQAEISKQNEQLKILNGNLEELVEKRTAQIRKVLRQLETANKREQDEHRATVELLYNFINANPYIDAGMAKQIAQLCGSVAHELGLSEKVVQLTRMAGYLSQVGLLAMDPALYNQPIENLSPQQRKLFFTHPATAQLMLMPAQHLSDVGEAIYHQFEKYNGQGIPKGLKGKDIPIGAHILAAVRDYVEHLLKNKDAKSEQQAHALEMIKMYSGSFYHPKVVSALEVAVQSDAQSTEQVGSLNIINAQSLEPGMELGLAIHSHKGIMLLPKGHVFTPVTIAKLQQLESQKPTPFRILIKT encoded by the coding sequence ATGGAACAGACTCAAACATCAATTAACATACAGCCACCAAACGGTCCTATTCGGGTATTGTGCCTGGACGATGAGCCCGGCGTTTTGAAAGTGCTCAAAAGAACATTGCGCATGTCTGGCATGCAGGTTGCGGTATTTGAATGCGGCGAGCTCGCTTTAAAAGCGCTGGGTGACGATGAATTTGAAGTGATCATTTCGGATATGAGAATGCCTGAAATGGATGGCGTTGAATTCCTGACCAAAGCGAGGCAAGTATCACCGCAGTCGCAACGTGTTTTGTTATCGGGCTATGCCGACATGGACTCGACAATTGCTGCCATTAATGAAGGCGGGATCCACAACTTTCTGCAAAAGCCCTGGCAAAATGAAACCCTGGTCCACATCATCAAAGATGCAGCAGAAAAATATCGTCTCAAACAATACACCCAGGCACTTCAGGCAGAGATCAGTAAACAAAATGAACAACTGAAGATACTTAACGGCAACCTTGAAGAGCTGGTAGAAAAGCGCACGGCCCAGATCCGCAAGGTACTTCGTCAGCTTGAAACCGCTAACAAGCGAGAGCAAGATGAACACAGAGCGACCGTTGAGCTACTATATAACTTCATTAACGCAAATCCCTATATAGATGCGGGCATGGCGAAACAGATAGCACAGCTATGTGGCTCTGTTGCCCATGAGCTTGGCTTGAGTGAAAAGGTCGTACAGCTTACCCGAATGGCCGGTTATCTGTCACAGGTTGGCCTGCTCGCCATGGACCCGGCTTTGTACAATCAACCTATTGAGAATCTCAGCCCGCAACAACGTAAGTTGTTTTTTACCCATCCCGCCACTGCGCAACTCATGCTGATGCCGGCACAGCATCTCAGTGACGTTGGAGAAGCCATTTACCACCAGTTTGAGAAATACAACGGTCAGGGCATACCCAAAGGTCTAAAAGGTAAGGACATTCCAATCGGAGCACACATTCTCGCCGCAGTCAGGGACTATGTAGAACACCTGTTAAAGAACAAAGATGCCAAAAGTGAGCAGCAGGCACACGCGCTTGAGATGATAAAGATGTACAGTGGCTCGTTTTACCACCCAAAGGTGGTCTCTGCTTTGGAGGTAGCCGTTCAATCCGACGCTCAGAGCACTGAGCAGGTAGGCTCATTAAATATCATTAATGCGCAATCACTGGAACCTGGCATGGAATTAGGTCTGGCTATACACAGCCATAAAGGGATCATGTTGTTACCTAAGGGGCATGTTTTTACACCTGTAACCATAGCAAAGCTACAACAGCTCGAGTCGCAAAAACCTACCCCGTTTCGGATCCTGATTAAAACCTAG
- a CDS encoding heme NO-binding domain-containing protein translates to MKGIIFRSLEELVVENLGMGAWNALLDEHSPEHRSYVSAVSYPDEELFALANGVATKMALPLPEVLGVFGRFLFGSLAAKHPTVLAELDTFEKLILAIDSVIHVEVAKLYDEPNLPQIDAKIVNDSEIVVEYRSPRKLCFCAEGLIYGAADHYNKQIEISHTSCMHNEDDHCRFVVTMLS, encoded by the coding sequence ATGAAAGGCATAATATTTCGTAGTTTAGAAGAGCTGGTTGTAGAAAATTTGGGAATGGGCGCCTGGAATGCCTTATTGGATGAACATAGCCCGGAGCACCGTAGCTATGTTTCTGCTGTCTCTTACCCGGATGAGGAATTATTTGCACTGGCAAATGGCGTTGCAACTAAAATGGCTTTGCCGCTGCCCGAGGTACTTGGCGTGTTCGGGCGCTTTTTGTTCGGATCTTTGGCCGCGAAACATCCTACTGTTTTGGCTGAGCTGGATACATTTGAAAAGTTGATTTTGGCGATAGACAGTGTGATCCATGTGGAGGTCGCAAAATTATATGATGAACCGAACCTGCCGCAGATAGATGCCAAAATCGTCAATGACAGCGAGATAGTTGTTGAATATCGCTCTCCGCGCAAGCTCTGCTTCTGCGCGGAAGGGCTGATTTATGGTGCTGCGGATCACTACAACAAGCAAATAGAGATTTCACACACCAGTTGCATGCATAATGAGGATGACCACTGCCGTTTTGTTGTGACTATGCTTTCCTGA
- a CDS encoding glycosyl hydrolase family 18 protein: MKTRNKFKVAMQLSAIAIAIGATQAQAYDCTGLNPWQSGTAYTAGQQVEQNNNAYEANWWTRSEPAANSGDWQEWTWLGQCDSVVENNPPVASNLQPISGTEFVVNDSVAISVKAVDSDGSVSKVEFFVDGALIATDVSGTADMFDAQWSATVGTHDISATAYDDKGAASNVLTSQVVVKPADTGNKAPEAQLMVKSQPAELVVGSQVVFGLSGSDADGQVTKLTFTVDGVEVVATNGSATDHTWTAQQLGPVTFTLTVTDDKGATASVSQTLTVVEQGQGGRDDCKPEGLFQTPGVNTPYCTIYDVNGREKMGNDHPRRVIGYFTSWRNGANGQPSYLVNDIPWDRITHINYAFAHVDANNKVSIGDPAAPGNPATNMEWPGEAGAEMDPALPYKGHFNLLNKYKKQYPDVKTLISVGGWAETGGYFGSDGKRVNSGGFYTMTTNADGSVNHSGIDAFAASAVEFIRTYGFDGVDIDYEYPTSMNDAGHPDDFPISNALRAGLNASYQVLMKRLREELDKAGQQDGKHYMLTIASPSSGYLLRGMETFQVTKYLDYVNIMSYDLHGAWNQHVGHNASLFDTGEDSELKAWNVYGTAEFEGIGYLNTDWAVKYFRGALSAGRINIGIPYYTRGFKDVQGGTNGLWGQAAFPDQANCPPGTGKGEKNKCGNGAVGIDNLWHDKNDVGLEVPAGSNPLWHVKNLQSGVLGSYLADYGLSPDTDPADALTGTYTRHYDSVAVAPWLWNAEKKVFLSIEDEESMGTKVDYVINNGLGGIMFWELAGDFDYDAAKGEYFMGSSLTTLAYNKFNQSGAQYDIHPGNVNFQVPAEAVDVSFTAKDFPLGDDNYPIAPTFAFTNNSAIDLSGAKITFDVPVATSAIFKSNWNAQEKLGMAVEVNASNAAGNNIGGFENEFHRFSITLVDEWGNIPKSFAPGETVNAQVMYYMPITGPVNFVAEKDGKRYAFKFEYPQLPDAKPGDGNGGPITSCEGVPISQITVYPEFPKGSHAAQGDLIIDGNGVYKAKWWSNKQPSTSSDYTKVCSL, translated from the coding sequence ATGAAAACGCGAAACAAATTCAAGGTGGCAATGCAGCTCAGTGCAATCGCTATTGCTATAGGAGCAACACAGGCTCAGGCATATGATTGTACCGGACTTAACCCCTGGCAGTCGGGCACCGCGTACACAGCGGGTCAACAGGTAGAGCAGAATAATAATGCTTATGAAGCCAACTGGTGGACTCGCTCTGAACCTGCGGCAAATTCAGGTGACTGGCAGGAGTGGACTTGGTTGGGGCAATGTGACAGCGTTGTCGAAAATAATCCGCCAGTTGCCAGTAACTTACAACCTATCTCGGGCACTGAATTTGTCGTTAATGACAGCGTTGCCATCAGTGTAAAAGCAGTCGATTCCGATGGTTCGGTGAGCAAGGTTGAGTTCTTTGTCGATGGCGCTTTGATTGCCACTGACGTAAGCGGTACCGCGGATATGTTTGACGCCCAGTGGAGTGCCACTGTGGGTACTCATGACATCAGTGCAACAGCATACGATGACAAAGGCGCCGCATCAAACGTGTTGACTAGCCAGGTCGTTGTAAAACCAGCAGATACCGGTAATAAAGCGCCTGAAGCGCAGCTCATGGTTAAGAGCCAGCCTGCAGAGCTGGTGGTTGGTTCGCAAGTGGTTTTCGGCCTGTCGGGTAGCGATGCGGATGGTCAGGTTACTAAGTTAACGTTTACGGTAGATGGCGTTGAGGTGGTTGCAACCAATGGCAGTGCAACGGACCACACCTGGACCGCGCAGCAGCTCGGACCGGTGACGTTTACTTTGACGGTAACCGACGATAAAGGCGCTACGGCAAGTGTCTCTCAAACGCTGACGGTTGTAGAGCAAGGTCAGGGCGGCCGGGATGATTGTAAGCCGGAAGGTTTATTCCAGACTCCGGGTGTTAATACGCCTTATTGTACGATTTACGATGTAAACGGTCGTGAGAAAATGGGTAACGATCACCCTCGTCGTGTTATCGGTTACTTCACCAGCTGGCGTAACGGCGCAAATGGCCAACCTTCTTATTTGGTGAATGATATTCCATGGGACAGGATCACGCATATCAACTACGCGTTTGCCCATGTTGATGCTAACAACAAAGTGTCGATCGGCGATCCCGCTGCCCCCGGTAACCCTGCAACGAACATGGAGTGGCCCGGAGAGGCTGGTGCAGAGATGGACCCGGCATTGCCTTATAAAGGTCACTTCAACCTGCTGAACAAATATAAAAAGCAATACCCGGATGTTAAAACCTTAATTTCAGTGGGCGGCTGGGCAGAAACGGGCGGCTACTTTGGCAGCGATGGCAAACGCGTGAACAGCGGTGGTTTCTACACGATGACAACCAATGCCGATGGCAGTGTCAACCACTCTGGTATTGACGCGTTTGCAGCAAGTGCCGTGGAATTCATTCGTACCTATGGCTTTGATGGTGTTGATATCGACTATGAATACCCAACGTCAATGAACGACGCTGGTCACCCGGATGATTTCCCCATTTCTAACGCATTACGCGCGGGATTGAATGCCTCTTATCAGGTGCTAATGAAGCGCCTACGTGAAGAGCTGGATAAAGCCGGTCAGCAGGATGGGAAGCACTACATGTTGACCATTGCTTCGCCGTCTTCAGGTTATCTGCTGCGTGGTATGGAGACCTTCCAGGTCACTAAATATCTGGACTATGTGAACATCATGTCTTATGACTTGCATGGCGCCTGGAACCAGCATGTTGGTCACAATGCATCTCTGTTTGACACTGGTGAAGATTCTGAGCTCAAAGCTTGGAATGTGTACGGCACCGCTGAATTTGAGGGTATCGGCTACCTGAACACCGACTGGGCCGTGAAGTACTTCCGTGGTGCACTGTCTGCGGGCCGTATTAACATAGGTATTCCTTACTATACGCGCGGCTTTAAAGATGTGCAGGGTGGCACTAACGGCTTATGGGGTCAGGCAGCATTCCCAGATCAGGCAAACTGTCCGCCGGGCACAGGTAAAGGTGAAAAGAATAAGTGCGGCAACGGCGCAGTAGGTATCGATAACCTCTGGCACGATAAGAATGACGTTGGGCTAGAAGTGCCTGCCGGCTCTAACCCGCTATGGCATGTCAAGAACCTGCAATCTGGTGTATTAGGAAGCTACCTGGCTGATTACGGCCTTAGCCCGGATACAGATCCAGCAGATGCTCTTACAGGTACATACACACGTCACTATGACTCTGTCGCAGTTGCCCCTTGGTTATGGAATGCCGAGAAAAAAGTGTTCCTGTCGATTGAAGATGAAGAGTCGATGGGCACTAAGGTTGACTACGTAATTAACAATGGACTGGGCGGGATCATGTTCTGGGAGCTGGCTGGTGACTTTGATTATGATGCAGCGAAGGGCGAGTACTTTATGGGTTCAAGCCTGACTACGCTGGCCTACAACAAGTTCAACCAGTCCGGCGCGCAGTATGATATTCACCCCGGCAACGTGAACTTCCAGGTGCCGGCAGAAGCGGTTGATGTCAGCTTTACGGCTAAGGATTTCCCTCTTGGCGATGATAACTATCCGATTGCACCGACATTTGCCTTTACTAATAACTCTGCAATCGACTTGTCAGGTGCGAAGATCACCTTTGATGTGCCAGTCGCTACGTCCGCAATCTTCAAGTCTAACTGGAATGCGCAGGAAAAACTGGGCATGGCGGTTGAAGTGAATGCCTCAAACGCAGCCGGAAACAACATTGGCGGATTCGAAAACGAATTCCACCGGTTCTCTATCACGCTGGTCGACGAGTGGGGCAACATTCCAAAATCGTTCGCGCCGGGTGAAACGGTCAATGCGCAGGTGATGTATTACATGCCTATCACAGGTCCGGTTAACTTCGTGGCTGAGAAAGATGGAAAGCGTTACGCCTTTAAGTTTGAGTACCCACAACTACCTGATGCAAAACCTGGTGACGGTAACGGCGGACCTATCACAAGCTGTGAAGGGGTGCCTATCTCACAAATCACGGTTTATCCGGAGTTTCCAAAGGGCAGTCATGCAGCTCAGGGCGATTTAATCATCGACGGCAATGGGGTGTACAAAGCGAAGTGGTGGAGCAACAAGCAACCATCGACCAGCTCAGATTATACCAAGGTTTGTAGTTTGTAA
- a CDS encoding glycosyl hydrolase family 18 protein: MKIKQISTAIGLALMSGSVLAAPSTPSLSWEPQVYSFVDVVLDGNGSYKDLVTAKEQVDIQIKWNAWSGTGGDSYKVYFDNQLVNEGVLDAGTKSGTITFPYTQSGRHTLYVELCDSTGCARSAGKEIVIADTDGGHLEPLPMDVNPNNRNNGTIPGKVTGAYFVEWGIYGRDFDVTNIPAQNLSHLLYGFIPICGPNESLKEIENGNSWRALQKACAGTADYEVVIHDPWAAVQKTLPGVNQNDPIRGTYAQLMALKQRYPDLKILPSVGGWTLSDPFHGFTTKANRDVFVASMKKFLKTWKFYDGVDIDWEFPGGDGPNPDLGDPVNDGPAYIALMAELRAMLDELEAETGRTYELTSAIGSGYDKIEDVDYQAAQQYMDYIFAMTYDFYGGWNNVTGHQTGLYCGSHLSQDECNGTGVDDNGEPRKGPAYTAHNAVQLLLQQGVNSKKIVMGAAMYGRGWEGVMDQNTTIPGNPMTAPGNGKYTGSTSEGVWEPGIMDYKAIAANLVGPNGTGLNGFEVGYDEQAEAAYVWNRSNGKLLTFDSARSVEAKGRYVNLYDLGGLFAWEIDADNGDILNAMYDGLTGGVPVNKPPVVSVDSNVTVQSGGSITVTATASDPDNQPLTFAWSAPAALTLTNATTAAVGVAAPVVTQDTEYTLTIAVSDGESTTTRNVTVLVKAPSTGNDAPVVTPIAALSLAENTSASVQVSATDPNGDALTYTWSASNGLTVDGQGASATITAPQVTQDTTYQVTVAVSDGVATTTTSFDVTVTDAAAGADPWVSNKVYVGGDRVSHQGKLYEAKWWTRGEEPGKAMVWKAL; encoded by the coding sequence ATGAAGATTAAACAGATTAGCACGGCGATTGGCTTAGCTCTGATGAGCGGTTCAGTATTAGCGGCTCCATCTACCCCTAGCCTGAGCTGGGAGCCACAAGTGTACTCATTTGTTGATGTCGTACTCGACGGTAACGGTTCTTACAAAGACCTGGTCACAGCCAAAGAGCAAGTCGACATTCAGATAAAGTGGAATGCCTGGAGTGGTACAGGCGGCGACAGCTACAAAGTGTATTTCGATAACCAGCTGGTTAATGAAGGTGTACTGGACGCGGGCACCAAAAGCGGCACAATCACTTTCCCATATACTCAGTCTGGTCGCCACACTTTGTATGTTGAGCTGTGCGACAGCACAGGTTGTGCAAGAAGTGCCGGTAAGGAGATTGTGATTGCCGACACAGACGGTGGCCACCTTGAGCCTCTGCCTATGGATGTAAATCCGAATAACCGTAACAACGGCACAATACCAGGCAAAGTAACGGGTGCTTACTTTGTTGAATGGGGGATTTATGGCCGTGATTTCGACGTCACCAACATTCCGGCGCAAAACCTGAGCCACTTGTTATATGGCTTCATTCCAATCTGTGGCCCTAACGAGTCACTTAAAGAAATTGAAAATGGTAACAGCTGGCGTGCACTGCAAAAAGCGTGTGCCGGTACTGCAGATTACGAAGTGGTGATCCACGACCCCTGGGCGGCTGTTCAAAAAACACTGCCGGGCGTTAACCAGAATGACCCAATTCGTGGTACTTACGCGCAGCTGATGGCACTCAAGCAGCGTTATCCGGATCTTAAGATCTTGCCTTCTGTCGGTGGCTGGACGCTGTCAGATCCGTTCCACGGCTTCACGACCAAAGCAAACCGTGATGTTTTCGTCGCTTCAATGAAGAAATTCCTGAAAACCTGGAAATTCTACGATGGTGTCGACATTGACTGGGAATTCCCGGGCGGTGACGGCCCTAACCCGGATCTGGGCGATCCGGTGAATGATGGTCCGGCTTATATCGCACTAATGGCAGAACTACGTGCCATGTTAGACGAGCTAGAAGCGGAAACTGGCCGCACCTACGAGTTGACGTCTGCAATAGGGTCAGGTTACGACAAGATTGAAGATGTTGATTACCAGGCTGCACAGCAGTACATGGATTATATCTTCGCAATGACCTACGACTTCTACGGTGGCTGGAACAATGTAACTGGTCATCAGACTGGTTTGTATTGTGGCTCACACCTGAGCCAGGATGAATGTAACGGTACAGGTGTTGATGACAACGGCGAGCCACGTAAAGGACCTGCTTATACAGCACACAACGCGGTTCAACTGTTATTACAGCAAGGCGTTAACTCGAAGAAAATCGTCATGGGTGCCGCGATGTACGGTCGTGGCTGGGAAGGCGTGATGGATCAGAACACCACTATCCCGGGCAACCCGATGACTGCGCCAGGTAACGGCAAGTACACAGGCTCAACGTCAGAAGGCGTCTGGGAGCCAGGGATCATGGACTATAAGGCAATCGCTGCCAATCTGGTGGGTCCAAATGGGACAGGTCTCAACGGTTTTGAAGTAGGTTATGACGAGCAGGCCGAAGCGGCGTATGTGTGGAACCGCAGCAATGGTAAATTACTGACGTTTGACAGCGCACGCTCTGTTGAGGCGAAAGGTCGTTACGTTAACCTGTATGACCTTGGTGGGTTGTTCGCCTGGGAAATCGATGCGGATAATGGCGATATTCTCAATGCCATGTACGATGGCCTGACAGGGGGCGTACCTGTGAATAAGCCGCCGGTCGTTTCTGTTGACAGCAATGTCACAGTGCAATCGGGTGGTTCAATCACAGTTACTGCAACGGCTTCAGACCCGGATAACCAGCCGCTGACCTTTGCATGGAGTGCGCCAGCTGCCTTGACGCTCACAAATGCGACTACTGCCGCTGTTGGTGTGGCTGCACCGGTTGTGACTCAGGATACCGAGTATACGCTAACTATCGCCGTTTCTGATGGTGAATCGACCACGACACGCAATGTGACTGTACTGGTAAAAGCGCCTTCAACAGGCAATGACGCGCCAGTCGTAACACCGATTGCTGCACTGTCTCTGGCTGAAAACACCAGTGCGTCGGTACAAGTCAGTGCAACCGACCCCAATGGTGATGCCTTGACTTACACCTGGTCTGCAAGCAACGGTTTGACCGTCGATGGTCAGGGCGCAAGCGCAACAATTACGGCTCCACAAGTTACTCAGGATACGACCTATCAGGTTACTGTTGCGGTGTCGGATGGTGTTGCTACGACTACAACGTCATTTGATGTTACGGTTACAGACGCAGCGGCAGGTGCCGATCCTTGGGTAAGCAACAAAGTCTATGTAGGCGGCGACCGCGTTAGCCATCAGGGCAAGTTGTATGAAGCTAAGTGGTGGACTCGCGGTGAAGAACCTGGCAAAGCCATGGTCTGGAAAGCACTTTAA